In Streptomyces sp. TLI_146, the genomic stretch AGGAGGAGTACGAGGTGCTGGGCTGGCCCGCCGGGCCCGGCTTCTGGGCGGTCACCCGGCACGCCGACGTCGTACGGGTGCTGAAGGACCCGGCCACCTACTCCTCCACCCTCGGCGCCACCCAGATCCGCGACCCCGACCCCGACGACCTGCCGTTCATCCGCCGCATGATGCTCAACCAGGATCCCCCGCAGCACGGCAGGCTGCGCCGCCTGGTGAGCCGCGCCTTCACCCCCGGCCGCACCGACCGGTTCGAGGCGGCGGTACGGGCCCGGGCGCGCACCCTGCTGGGCGCGGCCCGCGACGGCGCCGAGGACGGGGTCTTCGACCTGGTCACCGAGGTCACCGACGACTACGCGCTGCTCAACCTCGCGGATCTGCTCGGGGTGCCCGGCAGCGACCGCGGGCTGCTCCTCGAATGGACCGAGCGGGTCATCGGCTACCAGGACCCGGACGAGCCGCCGGTGCTCGGCCCCGACGGGCGGCCGGTCAACCCGCGCTCGCCCGCGATGCTGCGCGAGATGTTCGCGTACGCCCAGGAGCTCGCCGCGTACAAGCGGCGCGAGCCCGCCGACGACATCATGACCTCGCTGGCGCACTCCGAACTGGCCGACGCCGAGCTGGAGATGTTCTTCTTCCTGCTGACCGTGGCGGGCAACGACACCGTGCGCGCCGCCGCGCCCGGCGGCTTCCTGGCGCTGGCCGAACACCCGGACCAGCGGCGGGCGCTGGGCGCGGGCGAAGCCTCCCTGGACACGGCCGTGGACGAGCTGCTGCGGTGGCACCCGCCGGTTCTCACCTTCCGCCGCACCGCCGCCCGGGACACCGTGCTCGCCGGGCAGCGGGTGCGCGCGGGCGACAAGGTGGTGGTCTTCCACGCCTCGGCCAACCACGACGAGCGCGTCTTCACCCGCCCCCAGCGGCTGGACCTGACGCGGACGCCCAACCCCCACGTCTCGTTCGGGGACGGCCCGCACGTCTGCCTCGGCGCCCACTTCGCCCGGCTCCAGCTGCGGGTGCTGCACGAGGAGGCGCTCCGGCTGCTGCCCGGCTACGAGCCCGCCGGGCCGCCGCGCCGACTGGTCTCCAACTTCATCAACGGGGTCAAATCGCTGCCGCTCCGGCTGCCGGGGCCGGGGTCAGGGCCGCGCGGGTGACGTCGGCGACGACCTCCACCACGTCCGGGCCGTACGCCAGGGAGTTGACGACCTTCAGAAGCAGGCAGAACGTGCCGTTGCCGTGTTTGCGGGCCAGCTTCTGGTGGTTGCGGGCGAGATAGCGGGTGGCCGCCTGGTTGGTTATCGCGCGCTGGCCGCAGAACAGGAACACCGGCCGCTGCCCCTGGCCCGCGGTGACCCGGGCGAGGATCACGTACTCGGTGACCCCGCCTTCCACCTGGTACTTCTCCCCGCCGATGGTGAACGCACCCCGGTCCGGGCCGGGCTCGGTGTCCACGTTCATCGTCACCCCCGGCAGCAGGGCGGAGAGGTGCGCGGCCATACGACGGTTCGAGTACGGGCCGCCGAGGCAGAACTCGGTGCGCTCGCCGAAGCCCTGCTGGGTCAGGTCGTGCTGGACGATCCGCGCGTGGGCACCGCAGTCCTTGATGAGCGAGGCGAGTTCGAGGAGCGCGAACACGTCGAACCGGTGCACCGCGCCCTCCGCCCCCGCGTCCCGGTTGACGACGAGCAGGCACTCGGAGTGGGTCGGCAGCCCGAAGAACGCCTGCTTGCGGCGGAGCCTTCGGTTCCAGAGATAGGTGCGGGTGAGCCAGCCCAGGGCGGCGCTGATGCCCGCGGCGACCACTCCCAGCACGATGTTGCGCACGTCGTCGTTCATGGGCGGGCATGTTAGCGGGAGTTCGATGTCGTGTTCGTGTCGCCTTCGCGGACGGTCCTGACGCGACCGCGGGCGCGGCGCTACGCTGCGCGGACATTCGCACCCAGGAGGTACGCATGCGTCGCTCCGCCGTCCGCAGTCTCTCGTTACTGGCCGTCGCCGCGGCCGTGGCGACCTCGGTCGCGGCCGCCCCGCCGAGAACCGCGCCCCCGCCCGTCAAGACGCCCGAGGCGATCGGCTACGGGGGCGCCGTCGCCAGCGTCGACGCGGACGCCACCGCAGCCGGCATCGAGGTCCTCAAGCACGGCGGCAACGCGGTGGACGCCGCCGTCGCCACGGCCGCCGCCCTCGGCGTCACCGAGCCGTACTCGTCGGGCATCGGCGGCGGCGGATACTTCGTCTACTACGACGCGAAGTCCCGCACCGTGCACACCATCGACGGCCGCGAGAGGGCGCCGCACTCCGCGACCTCGTCCCTGTTCCTGGAGAACGGCAAGCCGCTCCCGTTCCCGGACGCGGTGACCAGCGGGCTCAGCGTCGGCACCCCCGGCACCCCGGCCACCTGGGACGCGGCCCTCGACGCCTGGGGCTCCAAGCCGCTGAGCCGCCTCCTCAAGCCCGCGGAGAAGATCGCGCGCGACGGCTTCACGGTGGATGACACCTTCCGCCAGCAGACCGCCGACAACCAGGCGCGGTTCGCCGACTTCCCGGACACCGCCAAGCTCTTCCTGCCCGGCGGACAGCTCCCGGTGGTCGGCTCGAAGCTGAGGAACCCCGATCTCGCCCGCACCTACGAGGAGTTGGGGCGTACGGGCGCGGACGCCGTCTACCGCGGCGACCTGGGGCGCGACATCGTACGGACCGTCCGCAAGCCCCCCGTCGCGGCCGGCTCGGCGCGTGTCGCCCGCCCCGGCGACCTCACCGAGAAGGACCTGCGCTCCTACGCGGTCAAGCACCAGACACCGACGAAGGTGGACTACCGGGGCCTGAAGGTCTACGGCATGGCGCCGTCGTCGTCGGGCGGCACCACGGTCGGCGAGGCGCTGAACATCCTGGAGCACACCGACCTGTCGAAGGCGTCCGAGGCCCGGTATCTGCACCGCTACATCGAGGCGACCCGGGTGGCCTTCGCGGACCGGGGCCGCTGGGTGGGCGACCCGGCCTTCGAGGACGTACCGACCAAGGGGCTGCTCTCGCGGAAGTTCGCGGACTCGCGGGCCTGCCTCATCAGCGACACCAAGGCCCTGACCAGCCCGCTGGCGCCCGGCGACCCCCGCCACCCGGCGCCCTGCGCCACCTCCGGCCAGGCCTCGCCCACCACGTACGAGGGTGAGAACACCACGCATCTGACGGTGGCCGACAAGTGGGGCGACATCGTCTCGTACACCCTCACCATCGAGCAGACCGGCGGCAGCGGCATCACGGTGCCCGGCCGGGGCTTCCTGCTCAACAACGAGCTGACGGACTTCTCGTTCGCCCCGGCGAACCCGGCCGTCCACGACCCGAACCTGCCGGGGCCCGGCAAGCGGCCGCGCTCGTCCATGTCGCCGACGATCGTCCTCGACGCTCATGGCAGGCCGGTGCTCGCGCTCGGCTCGCCGGGCGGCGCGACCATCATCACCACGGTGCTCCAGTCCCTCGTCGGGCACCTCGACCGGGGCCTGCCGCTGGTCGACGCCATCGCGGCCCCGCGCGCCAGCCAGCGCAACGCGGCGGCGACCGAGCTGGAGCCCGGGCTCTACAACAGCCCGCTGAAGGCCCAACTGGAGGCGCTGGGACACAAGTTCACGCTCAACCCGATGATCGGCGCGGCGACCGGGGTGGAGCGGCTCGGTGACGGCCGCTGGGTGGCGGCGGCCGAGAAGGTCCGGCGCGGTGGCGGTTCGGCGATGGTGGTGCGCCCAGCTGGGTGACACTTCGTCAGAACCCGTCCGCCGGTCGGGTGAAGCGGGCGCGGCCCTCGTCCCGGTGGGGACGGGGGCCGCGTTTCATTTCATGTGACCAGTATTGACGCGCTCATGCAGACGGGCCAGATTGTTCGGGTCAGGTAAGGAAACTTTCCTAACAGAAGGGTGCCCCCACGTGCGTACTCGAACGCTCGCCCTCGCCGCCGCCTTTGGTGCCACGCTGCTGGCCACCGCCGCCCTCCCCGCCACCGCACTGAACACGGCCGCCGCGACCGGTTCCCCCACCCGTACCGAGGAGGGTTCGGTCGGCGCGGCCGAACTGCTGGCCAAGGTGACGACCTGTTCGCAGATCTCCAGCGGCAAGTACCGGACCGACAGCGAGACCGCCGCGACGGTCCCGGTCTGCGGCAAGAACGGCGCCGTGTTCTGGAAGGCCGACCTGGATGTCGACTGCGACGGCCAGACCACCACCGCCTGCAACCGCGGCACCGACCCGTGGTTCCAGGGCGACACCGCCTTCCACCAGTCCGACGGCAAACCGCTGAGCGCCGAGAAGCTGCCGTACGTCGTCGTGCCGAGCTCCAGCTCGATCTGGAACTACTCCTCGGCCGGGATAAAGGGCGGTGGTGTGGTCGCCGTCATCTACAAGAACAGGGTCGAGTACGCGGTGGTCGGCGACACCGGCCCCTCCAAGATCATCGGTGAGGCGTCCTACGCCACCGCCAAGGCGCTGGGGATAAACCCCGACCCGGCCACCGGCGGGGCCGAGTCCGGCGTCACGTACATCCTCTTCAAGAACTCGCGGGCGAAGCCGATCGAGAGCCACAGCGCGGCGGTCTCCCTCGGCGACGAGCTGGCCAGACAGTTCGTGGCCGCCAACTGAGCGGGTGCGGGCCGCCCGCGCCGTGCCGGGCGGCCCGCGTGCGTGTCACTTCGGCGGACACACCTTCCACGAGAAGTGGTAGATGGTGTTGATGCTGGCGTCGGTCGAGTCCATGCTGATGAAGCTGGTGGTGTTGGTCGTGTCGGAGGTGCCGCCCCCGGCCCGCAGTTCGGTGTTGATGTTCAGATAGCGCTCCTCACCGCAGGGCTTGTAGACGAGGGCGGAGACGTCCGTGGTGTCGTTGGTCTGCCAGTCGTCGGAGAACGGACCCTTGAACGGGTGCGTGGCGGAGGCAGTCTGGGACATGCCCTGGAAGTAGTAGTTCGCCCGCTCCTGCGCGGTGGCGCCCTTCTCCAGATGGGCGAAGCCGCGGTAGTCGGCCGAGGCGATCGCGTAGGTGAAGCCCTGCGGGACGTGGACGTTCAGCGCCAGCTGGCAGTTCTTTCTGATGTCGGTCGGCGAGGAGCCCTTGCCGACCTGTGCCGTGTAGGTGCTGTACGTGACGGTGAACGCGGTGTTGTCGGGTGAGACCGCGACGGCCGCCGTACCCGCCGGACACCCCGAGCCGTTGACGGTCACGAGGTCGATCACGATCTTGTCGGGCGGCGGGGTGCCCCAGCCGCCGGGGGAGTGGGCGGAGGCGCTGAGCGGGGCGGCCAGCAGAACGGCGGACGCGCCGCCGATGGCCAGTGCGTTGAACATGACGCTCCCTTCGGGTCATGTCGCCAGCCCGGGTTCTCCTGTGGGGGGTTGGCGGGACCATGACAGCAGAACGTCACCTTCCGGTACAGGTACGGACCAGCCAGCGTGAGGCCGTTTCGGGGGGCGTCTTCTGGCCCGAACCGGGCGCCCGGTTCGGGCCAAAAAGCTGTGCCTCACGCTGTCATGACGGAACGTCAATGAAGGGTGCGGCTCACACAAGCGTCAGAATCCGCGGCCCGGAGTCCGTGATGGCCACCGTGTGCTCGGTGTGGGCCGCGCGGACGCCGGTGACCGTGCGCAGGGTCCAGCCGTCCGGGGCCGGGTAGTACCCGTCGGTGCCGTCCGCGATCAGCATCGGCTCGATCGCCAGGACCATGCCGTGCCGCAGGGTCATGCCCCGGCCCGGGCGGCCCTCGTTGGGCACCCCCGGGTCCTCGTGCATCTCTCGGCCGATGCCGTGGCCGCCGAAGTCCTCCGGGATGCCGTATCCGGCGCCCCGGCACACCGTGCCGATCGCGTGCGCGATGTCGCCGATGCGGTTGCCCACGGTGGCGGCCGCGATGCCCGCCTCCAGCGCCTCGTACGCCGTCGATATCAGCCGGACGTCCTCGCTCCGCGCCCGGCCCACCGTGAAGCTGATCGCCGAGTCCCCGGCCCAGCCGTCCAGGACCGCGCCGAAGTCGACGCTGACCAGGTCGCCGTCGCGCAGCCGGTAGCCGTCCGGGACGCCGTGCACGATGGCGTCGTTGACGGAGACGCAGGCGACGGCGGGGAACGGTACCGGCGCGAAGTCCGGGTGATAGCCGAGGAACGGCGAGGAGGCGCCCGCCGCGCGCAGTACCTCATGGGCCGCGGTGTCGAGGTCCAGCAGGCTCACGCCCACGTCCGCCGCGTCCCGCGCCGCGGCGAGCGCCCGCGCGACCACCCGCCCGGCCTCCCGCATCGCGTCCATCTGTGCGTCCGTCTTGATCTCTACCATTCCAATTACTATACCGGTCGGGTGGAGCGGTCACGCAGACGGCCATACGGGTGACACGGGCTGAGGCGAGGTCAGAGGGCTTCCAGGACCGTGGCGTTGGCGAGTCCGCCCGCCTCGCACATGGTCTGGAGGGCGTACCGCGCCCCGCGCAGCCGCATGGAGTGCACCAGCGTGGTCATCAGCCGGGTGCCGCTGGCGCCCAGCGGGTGGCCGAGCGCGATCGCGCCGCCCTGCACGTTGACCTTCGCGGGGTCGGCGCCGGTCTCCTGCTGCCAGGCGAGCACCACGCTCGCGAAGGCCTCGTTGACCTCGAAGAGGTCGATGTCGCCGAGGCCGAGTCCGGCCTTGCGCAGCACCTTTTCTGTCGCGGGGATGACTCCGGTGAGCATGAGGACCGGGTCGGAGCCGGTCACCGCGAAACTGTGCAGCCGGGCGAGCGGGCGCAGCCCGAGCTTCGCCGCGGTCTCGCTGGAGGTGATCAGGACGGCGGAGGCGCCGTCGTTCGTGGGGCTGCTGTTGCCCGCCGTCACCGACCAGTCGATCTGCGGGAACCGCTCGGCGAAGTGCGGGTCGACGAAGGAGGGCTTCAGCCCGGCGAGGATCTCCGGGGTCGTCGTGGGACGTACGGACTCGTCCCGCGTCAGCCCGGCGATCGGCGCGGTCTCGGCGTCGAAGAGCCCGGCGTCCCAGGCCGCGGCGGCCTTCTGGTGCGAGGCGGTGGCGAACTCGTCCATCCGCTCGCGCCCGATCGACCACTTCGCCGCGATCAGCTCGGCGCTGATGCCCTGCGGGACGAGGCCCTCCGGGAAGCGGGCGGCCACGCCCGGGCCGAACGGGTCCTTGCCGGCCGGTACGTTCGACCACATCGGCACCCGGCTCATCGACTCCACCCCGCACGCCACGACCAGGTCGTACGCCCCCGAGATCACGCCCTGGGCGGCGAAGTGGACGGCCTGCTGCGAGGAGCCGCACTGGCGGTCCACGGTCGTCGCGGGGACGGTGTCGGGGAACCCGGCGGAGAGCCAGGCGTACCGGGTGGTGTTCATGGCCTGCTCGCCGACCTGGTCGACGGTGCCGCCGATCACGTCGTCGACCAGCGCCGGGTCGACACCGCTGCGCTCGACGAGGGCGCGCAGGGTGTGGGCGAGCAGTTCTACGGGGTGTGTCTGGGAGAGCGCCCCGCCCGGCTTTCCCTTTCCTGTCGGGGTACGGACGGCTTCCACGATCACGGCGTCACGCATCGCGTGCTCCTCGGTTCCGCTCGGGTCCCACCCGCGCTACCGGCGAGTAGGTTGGAAAAGTGGATTCACTGTAACTCGCTGGGTTGGAAAATCCAATGCACTGGTGATCCTGGCTTACCGTGGAACCATGACGACGTCGCACAAGAACTCCCGGCCCTGCTCGATCGCCGACGCGCTGGCGGTCGTGGGGGAGAAGTACGCGCTGCTCGTCCTGCGCGAGGTCTTCTTCGGTGTGCACCGCTTCGACGCGATCGCCCGCAACGTGGGCGCCCCCCGCGACATCCTCACCGCCCGGCTGCGCCGGCTCGTCGACGCGGGCGTCCTGGAGAAGGTGCTCTACAACGAGCGCCCGCCGCGGTACGAGTACCGGGCCACCGAGGCGGGTCAGGAGCTGCGCCCGGTGCTGCTGATGCTGATGCGCTGGGGCGACCGCCACCTGGCGGATGTGCCGCCCACGGTGTGGCGGCACTCGTGCGGGGCGGATCTGGACCCGGCGATCATGTGCCGGTCCTGCGGGGAGGAGGTCCATCGGCGGGATGTGGACCCGCGGTTCCAGGTGCCGGGGTGGACGGCGGAGGGGGCGGAGTTCCCGTAGGGGGGCGGGGTGGGGTGCGCACGGCCCCCTCGCGGGCCGACTTCCGTAGTGGGGTGCGCACAGCACTTTCAGGGGCGCGGGGAACTGCGCGACCAGCCACGCACGGTCCGCAGACGAATCGCCACCGGCGAAGTGCTTACGCCGCCAGCGGCGTGCAGTGTCCCGCGACCTCGTCCAGCGAGAGGCCGAGCACGGAGGCGAGCGCGGCCACGGTGAAGAACGCCGGGGTCGGCGCGCGGCCGGTCTCGATCTTCCGCAGGGTCTCGGCGGAGAGACCGGCGGCCGCGGCGACCTCGCTCATGCTGCGCCCGTCGCGCGCGGCCCGCAGCAACCGGCCGAGCCGTTCGCCGCGCTCGCGCTCTTCGGGGGTGAGGGGGGTGCGGACCATGAGGGCGAGTCTAGTCCCGTACCCCCTTCGTTCGTCTGCGGACCGTGGCTGGCTGGGCGCGCAGTTCCCCGCGCCCCTAAGGGGGCCGTGCCGGATCCGGGAGGCTCAGCGGAGGGGGCCGTGCTTGAGCCGGGGGGTTCGGTGGAGGGGGCCGTGCTTGAGCCGGGGGGCTCGGCTGAGGGGGACGTGACCCGGAACCGGGGGGCTCGGCTCAGGGGTGGACGTGTCCGAGCCGGGGGGGTCGGCTGAAGGGGACGTGTCTGAGCCGGGCGGCCCGGTCGGCCCAATAGATTCTGCGGGCGGGGCCGACCGGCGCCACCGTGGAAAACGTGTTCAAGCCGCCCACCCAGGCCTGGCCCCGCCGCGCCGCCGCCCTCGCGCTCGCCGCCGCCCTCACCGCCTGCGCCCCCGCTTCCCGCGTCTCCGCGACCGTTGACCAGGGCGCCGTCACCGCCTTCCGTCACCCGGGCGTGGTGATCGGCAAGAGTCAGCTGGACGCCGTACGAAAGCGGGTGCGGGACGGCCGGGAGCCGTGGCGCTCGGCGTACGAGAAGATGCGGACCAGCCGGTACGGCTCGCTCGCGTACACCGCGCACCCCGCCGAGGTCGTGCCCTGTCCGCCGAACGCCGGGCCGCCCTCGTGTCTGGCCGAGCGCGAGGACGCGATCGCCGCGTACACCCAGGCGCTCCTCTGGTCCGTCGGCGGCGACGAGGCGCACGCCCGCAAGGCCGTCGAGATCATGGACGGCTGGTCGAAGGTGATGAAGGAGCACACCGAGGGCAACGCGGGCCTGCAGACCGCCTGGGCGGGCTCCTCCTGGGCGCGCGCCGCCGACATCGTGCACGCGGGCTACCCGAAGTGGGGCGCCGCCGACGTCCAGCGCTTCAAGTGGATGCTGCGCAAGGCCTATCTGCCCGCCTTGACCGCCAAGGTCCCCGACTACAACGGCAACTGGGAACTGGCGATGACCGACGCGGCCATCGGGATCGCGGTGTTCGTGGAGGACCGCGAGCTGTTCACCGAGTCCCTGGCCCGCTACCGGGCGCGGGTCCCCGCGTACTTCTACCTGGGCTCCGACGGGAAGCTGCCCAAACCGCCGCCCGGCGGCACCATGAACACCCCGGAGAAGCTGGCCACGTACTGGTTCGGCCAGCGCACGTACGCCGACGGGCTCGGCCAGGAGACCTGCCGCAACTTCATGCACATCGGCTATTCGCTGGCCGCCTCCGGGCACATCGCGGAGACCGCGTGGCAGCAGGGCGTCGACCTGTACGGGCCGACGGCCGAGCGGCTGCGCGCCGCCCTGGAGTTCCACGCCCGCTACCAGCTGGGCGAGGCGGCCCCGCCGTGGCTGTGCGGCGGCAAGGTGGAGCGCACGATGGGCCCGGACGTGGAGGTCGCCCTCAACCATCTGCGCAACCGGATGCACCTGAAGCTCCCCGAGACCGAGAAGCTCGCCGAGCGCATGCGCCCGGCGGGGACCGACGACCTGTTCGTGGCCTGGGAGACGCTGACGCACGCGGACAACCCCGGGCGGGGATCGGCGGTGTGACGGGCGCGGGGCGCGCGGGGGCGCCGCGCGGGGGCGCGCGGCCCCGTCCATCACCACGCCGTTAGGCGCGCGGCCACACGCCGGTATCGCGGCGAAGACCTCGGCGTAACACGGGCGCAATACGGGGGGTATCGAATGCCCACGGACCGTGGGGGTTCAGTCGAGCGGTTGGGGGATCGCGCCATGACGGTGAATCAACTCCCGGTGGACATCGGGGTGTTCGTGCGGTACATGGGCCGGATGACGGCCCTGCTCGATCGGTACGGCGGCTGGTACGGGGTCTTCTCGCAGCGCGACCCCGACGGAATGGCGGCCTGTCTCGACGGCAGCGAGATCCCGCCCTGGGACGTGGTCGAGTCGCTGCTCCAGGACCTCGCGCCGACGCACGGCCCGGAGGCGGTGGCCCGCGAGACGGTGCGGGCCCGGGCGCTGCACACCGCGGCCGCCGCCGCGTACGACGCCCGCCCGGGCGGCCGCGAGGCGCTGCGCGCACGGCTCGCCCTGATGCTCCGCGAGCAGGCGTACGCGGCCGACCGGCTGCCCGCCGCAGCCCCGGACGAACTCGCCTGGATCCAGGACGACCTGGCCCGGGCGACCGCGCGCTGCGCCGAACTGCGCGCCCGTATCGCCGCGTTGGGGCCGGAGGTCCCGAAGGGCTGGTTCAGCGAGCGGGCGGTGGCGCGGCCCGGCGGTTCGGCCGAGGGGGAGGGCGGCCCGGGCGGGTGGGGCGGCCCCGCCGGTCCCGGCCGACCGGGCGCCTCCGGCGAACCCGGGCCGCCCGGAGGTGCGGGTGCACCGGCCGCCGATCCGGCGCCCCGCGTCCCCGCGCCCCGCCCCGCCGCGCGCCGTATCTCGCGCGGGGCCCGGTTCGCCGGGATCGAGGCCGACGCGGCCGAGGCGGAGGACTCCGGGCCCTTACTGCCGCCGGTCGCCGCCGCCGCGCCCACCGGGGCCCGGTTCGGCGGCGGTTGGCACACCCGCAGGCAGCCCGAGCACGCCCGGGGAAAGAGCGAGCAGCGGCAGGAGCGGGCGGACGACCGCGACCAGCGCCGGAGCGTGCGCGAGGCCGTCGTCCGGCTGGTGCGGCTGCGTGCCCGGGGCCGCACCGGCGAGGCGCACGCCGTGCTGTGCGAGGCGGCCGCCGGGCCCGCCGCCCTGCTGCCGCTGTTCGCGGGCGAACTGCACCGCGCGGGCCTGGGCGCCGACTGGGCCACCCTGCTGTGGGAGGCGGCCTCGCTGCCGCCCGACCGGCTGGCCGCCGCGGCCGACGCGCTCGCCGCCGCCGGCCAGGGCGCCGACTGCCACCGGCTGCTGCGCCAGGGCGTGAGCCGGCCCGCCGAGCAGATCGCGGACGCGGTGCTCGCGCTGGGTGACGCCGGGCGCGAGCGCGAGGCGGACGCGCTGCTGAGCGCCTTCGTCCGGGTCCGCACGCCGGAGGACGCGGCGCAGCTGGCCGCGCACGCCCCGGCGCGGCTGGGGCCGCAGCTGCTCGCCGCCGCCGGAGCGGTCTCCGAGGGGCGACGACGGGACGTCCTCCACGCCTTCCGGGTGGCCAGAATTGCAACAGAACGTTGAAGACTTCGGATTGAGGTGAGGGCGCGGCTGGGCAGGGTCCGTACCGATGGACATGGACTCCCGCACAGCCCCGCCGCGCATACCCTGCCCGCGTACGCCCGCCGCCGCCGCGTTCTTCGACGTCGAGGGCACGCTCCTGGCCGTGCCCGGGCTGCCCGAGCCGTGCCGCGACGAGCCCGGGCCGCCGCTCGGCCGCCTCTGGCACGCGCCGGTCCTCGCGGCGCTGCACGACCACGCCGCCCGGGGGCATCTGGTGGTCCTGGTGACGCCGTCGTCCGCCGCCGCCGTCGCGCCCCTCGCGCGCGAACTGGGCGCCGACGCCGTGCTCTGCGCCCGGCCGAGGTCCCCGATGCGCGGCCAGGGCAAGGGGTACGCGGCCCGCGCCCTGCTGCGCGAGCACGCCCTGCTCGCCGCCGACTGCTACGCGTACGCGGACGAGGCGGCCGACCTCCCGCTGCTCGCCGAGGTGGGCCACTCGGTGGTCGTGGGGGAGGACCCGGTGCTGCTGAGGCACGCCCGGCGGGGCAACTGGGCCCGGCTGCCCGGCCCCGTACCGAGGGAAATGTGATCGACTTCGTGGCGTAATGGAGATGGTCTTGCCACGGTGCGTGACGGGCTTTACCGTCTCTCCACACGCAATCTACGCGTGTGGATGCCTGGCTGACGGCCCGTCTAAGGAGCAGCTCATGGCCACTGTTGTCCGCGCCGCACTGGTCCAGGCCAGTTGGACCGGCGATACCGAATCCATGATCGCCAAACATGAGGAACACACCCGTGAGGCGGCCCGGCAGGGTGCGAAGATCATTGGATTCCAGGAGGTCTTCAACGCCCCGTACTTCTGCCAGGTGCAGGAGCCCGAGCACTACCGGTGGGCGGAGCCGGTGCCGGACGGGCCGACCGTGCGGCGGATGCAGGAGCTCGCCCGCGAGACCGGGATGGTGATCGTCGTCCCGGTCTTCGAGATCGAGGGCTCCGGTTTCTACTACAACACCGCCGCCGTGATCGACGCCGACGGCAGCTACCTGGGCAAGTACCGCAAGCACCACATCCCCCAGGTGAAGGGGTTCTGGGAGAAGTACTACTTCAAACCGGGCAACCTGGGATGGCCGGTCTTCGACACCGCCGTGGGCCGGGTCGGCGTCTATATCTGCTACGACCGCCACTTCCCCGAAGGCTGGCGGCAGTTGGGGCTCAACGGCGCCCAGCTCGTCTACAATCCGTCGGCCACCTCGCGTGGACTTTCGGCCTATCTGTGGCAGCTGGAACAGCCCGCTTCGGCGGTGGCCAACGAGTACTTCGTGGCCGCCATCAACCGGGTCGGCCGCGAGGAGTACGGCGACAACGACTTCTACGGCACCAGCTACTTCGTGGACCCGCGCGGCCAGTTCGTCGGCGAGCCCGCCAGCGACAAGGAGGAGGAACTCCTCGTCCGGGACCTCGACTTCGGGCTCATCGACGAGGTGCGCCAGCAGTGGGCGTTCTACCGCGACCGGCGGCCCGACGCCTACGAAGGGCTGGTGAAGCCGTGACCGCCCTCTTCGACCGCCACCGCGCGGTCCTGCCCGAGTGGCTGGCGCTCTACTACCGGCACCCCATCGAGATCACCCACGGCGAGGGCCGCCACGTCTGGGACGCCGAGGGCAACCGCTACCTCGACTTCTTCGGCGGCATCCTCACCACGATGACCGCCCACGCCCTGCCCGAGGTCACCAAGGCCGTCTCCGAGCAGGCCGGCCGGATCATCCACTCCTCGACGCTCTACCTCAACCGCCCGATGGTGGAGCTCGCCGAGCGCATCGCCCACCTCTCCGGCATCCCGGACGCCCGGGTCTTCTTCACCACCTCCGGCACCGAGGCCAACGACACGGCGCTGCTGCTCGCCACCGCCTACCGCGGCTCCAACCAGATCCTGGCGATGCGCAACAGCTACCACGGCCGCTCGTTCAGCGCGGTCGGCATCACCGGCAACCACGCCTGGTCGCCGACGAGCCTGTCGCCGCTGCAGACGCTGTACGTGCACGGGGGCGTCCGCTCCCGGGGCCCCTACGCCGAGTTGAGTGACCGTCAGTTCATCAACGCGTGTGT encodes the following:
- a CDS encoding thiolase family protein, whose product is MRDAVIVEAVRTPTGKGKPGGALSQTHPVELLAHTLRALVERSGVDPALVDDVIGGTVDQVGEQAMNTTRYAWLSAGFPDTVPATTVDRQCGSSQQAVHFAAQGVISGAYDLVVACGVESMSRVPMWSNVPAGKDPFGPGVAARFPEGLVPQGISAELIAAKWSIGRERMDEFATASHQKAAAAWDAGLFDAETAPIAGLTRDESVRPTTTPEILAGLKPSFVDPHFAERFPQIDWSVTAGNSSPTNDGASAVLITSSETAAKLGLRPLARLHSFAVTGSDPVLMLTGVIPATEKVLRKAGLGLGDIDLFEVNEAFASVVLAWQQETGADPAKVNVQGGAIALGHPLGASGTRLMTTLVHSMRLRGARYALQTMCEAGGLANATVLEAL
- a CDS encoding helix-turn-helix domain-containing protein; translated protein: MTTSHKNSRPCSIADALAVVGEKYALLVLREVFFGVHRFDAIARNVGAPRDILTARLRRLVDAGVLEKVLYNERPPRYEYRATEAGQELRPVLLMLMRWGDRHLADVPPTVWRHSCGADLDPAIMCRSCGEEVHRRDVDPRFQVPGWTAEGAEFP
- a CDS encoding helix-turn-helix domain-containing protein; its protein translation is MVRTPLTPEERERGERLGRLLRAARDGRSMSEVAAAAGLSAETLRKIETGRAPTPAFFTVAALASVLGLSLDEVAGHCTPLAA
- a CDS encoding alginate lyase family protein; the protein is MFKPPTQAWPRRAAALALAAALTACAPASRVSATVDQGAVTAFRHPGVVIGKSQLDAVRKRVRDGREPWRSAYEKMRTSRYGSLAYTAHPAEVVPCPPNAGPPSCLAEREDAIAAYTQALLWSVGGDEAHARKAVEIMDGWSKVMKEHTEGNAGLQTAWAGSSWARAADIVHAGYPKWGAADVQRFKWMLRKAYLPALTAKVPDYNGNWELAMTDAAIGIAVFVEDRELFTESLARYRARVPAYFYLGSDGKLPKPPPGGTMNTPEKLATYWFGQRTYADGLGQETCRNFMHIGYSLAASGHIAETAWQQGVDLYGPTAERLRAALEFHARYQLGEAAPPWLCGGKVERTMGPDVEVALNHLRNRMHLKLPETEKLAERMRPAGTDDLFVAWETLTHADNPGRGSAV
- a CDS encoding HAD family phosphatase; the protein is MDSRTAPPRIPCPRTPAAAAFFDVEGTLLAVPGLPEPCRDEPGPPLGRLWHAPVLAALHDHAARGHLVVLVTPSSAAAVAPLARELGADAVLCARPRSPMRGQGKGYAARALLREHALLAADCYAYADEAADLPLLAEVGHSVVVGEDPVLLRHARRGNWARLPGPVPREM
- a CDS encoding nitrilase-related carbon-nitrogen hydrolase encodes the protein MATVVRAALVQASWTGDTESMIAKHEEHTREAARQGAKIIGFQEVFNAPYFCQVQEPEHYRWAEPVPDGPTVRRMQELARETGMVIVVPVFEIEGSGFYYNTAAVIDADGSYLGKYRKHHIPQVKGFWEKYYFKPGNLGWPVFDTAVGRVGVYICYDRHFPEGWRQLGLNGAQLVYNPSATSRGLSAYLWQLEQPASAVANEYFVAAINRVGREEYGDNDFYGTSYFVDPRGQFVGEPASDKEEELLVRDLDFGLIDEVRQQWAFYRDRRPDAYEGLVKP